A window of the Gossypium hirsutum isolate 1008001.06 chromosome A03, Gossypium_hirsutum_v2.1, whole genome shotgun sequence genome harbors these coding sequences:
- the LOC107886419 gene encoding pathogenesis-related thaumatin-like protein 3.5, with protein sequence MAIPFTVYLLFLFNLLAYGTILSSATLFTVQNHCSFTIWPASLSGNGAPLGNGGFELSSGSSAQFQAPPGWSGRFWGRTGCKFDPSGSGKCITGDCGGIQNCTFGGVPPVTLVEFTIAGGSTDNKDFYDVSLVDGYNVALGVKAIGGSGDCQYAGWVTDLNANCPVELRVLDSGSVVACKSACTAFNTPEFCCIGDHATPQTCSPTQYSKMFKSACPTAYSYAYDDASSTRTCSGSDYVITFCPTGL encoded by the exons ATGGCGATTCCCTTTACGGTTTATCTTCTTTTCCTATTCAATCTCCTGGCATATG GGACGATACTTTCTTCAGCTACCCTTTTTACCGTCCAAAACCATTGCAGTTTCACCATATGGCCCGCTTCTCTCTCCGGCAATGGTGCTCCACTTGGTAATGGTGGTTTTGAATTGTCATCTGGTTCATCAGCTCAATTCCAGGCTCCACCTGGTTGGTCTGGCCGCTTCTGGGGTCGAACAGGCTGCAAATTCGACCCCTCCGGCTCCGGCAAGTGCATAACCGGTGACTGCGGGGGCATACAAAATTGCACTTTCGGTGGTGTGCCACCCGTCACCCTGGTAGAGTTCACCATTGCCGGTGGCTCTACTGATAATAAAGACTTTTATGATGTTAGTCTTGTGGATGGTTACAACGTTGCCTTAGGAGTCAAGGCAATAGGTGGTTCAGGGGATTGCCAATATGCAGGTTGGGTCACGGATCTTAATGCTAATTGCCCGGTTGAATTACGGGTCCTGGATTCTGGTTCGGTCGTTGCTTGTAAAAGCGCCTGCACAGCGTTTAACACGCCGGAGTTTTGCTGCATCGGCGATCATGCTACTCCTCAGACTTGCTCACCAACACAGTACTCGAAGATGTTCAAGAGTGCATGCCCCACGGCTTATAGTTATGCTTATGATGATGCTTCAAGTACTAGGACTTGTTCCGGGTCGGATTATGTGATTACATTTTGTCCAACCGGGTTATGA